In a genomic window of Hippoglossus stenolepis isolate QCI-W04-F060 chromosome 17, HSTE1.2, whole genome shotgun sequence:
- the col1a2 gene encoding collagen alpha-2(I) chain, translating to MLSFVDTRILLLLAVTSYLGSCQSMGPRGDKGPRGDRGPKGPDGRDGTPGIPGPAGPPGPPGLGGNFAAQYEGAKGPDAGPGPMGMSGPRGPPGPPGSPGPQGHTGHAGEPGEPGQSGALGPRGPPGPPGKGGDDGNNGRPGKPGDRGTAGVQGARGFPGTPGLPGMKGHRGYTGLDGRKGEAGTSGAKGESGAHGASGSPGLAGSRGMAGERGRAGPAGVAGARGADGNVGPSGPSGPLGAAGPPGFPGGPGPKGEVGAAGANGPSGAQGSRGEPGSNGAGGPLGPAGNPGANGLNGAKGAAGTPGVSGAPGFPGPRGGPGPQGPQGSAGPRGLAGDPGTQGVKGDGGPKGEPGNSGAQGSPGPNGEEGKRGPTGELGATGPTGVRGARGAAGSRGMPGSEGRTGPIGMPGARGSTGSGGPRGPPGDAGRAGEPGSAGLRGLPGSPGSSGPPGKEGLAGPAGQDGRSGPPGPTGPRGQPGNIGFPGPKGASGEGGKPGDKGATGPTGMRGTPGSDGNNGGTGAMGPAGGSGEKGEQGPSGAPGFQGLPGPAGPGGEGGKPGDRGIPGDQGLGGPAGGKGERGNPGAAGASGAQGGIGARGPAGAPGPDGGKGEPGAAGAAGGPGHQGPGGMPGERGIAGGPGGKGEKGEGGHRGPEGNAGRDGARGMPGPAGPPGPTGANGDKGESGSFGPAGPAGARGASGERGEVGPAGSPGFAGPPGSDGQPGARGERGPGGIKGELGPSGPSGPAGQSGPAGPNGPAGPTGGRGDNGPPGLTGFPGASGRVGVSGPAGIVGPPGPAGSAGKDGPRGLRGDVGPAGSSGEQGMVGPPGVIGEKGPSGESGPPGAPGAPGTGGPLGLQGFLGLSGARGDRGTPGGAGGLGEAGRVGPAGPPGSRGPSGNIGMPGMTGPQGEAGREGNPGNDGPPGRPGTAGFKGDRGEPGSAGSMGLAGSPGPAGPSGAVGRPGNRGESGPGGANGPAGAAGARGAAGPSGTRGEKGVGGEKGERGMKGLRGHPGLQGMPGPSGPSGDTGASGASGASGNRGPSGPHGPAGKDGRAGGHGTIGSPGARGPPGYVGPAGPAGSPGLPGPAGPSGGGYDVSGYDEYRADQPALRAKDYEVDATIKSLNTQIDNLLTPEGSRKNPARTCRDIKLSHPEWSSGFYWIDPNQGCSNDAIKVFCDFATRETCIYAHPESIARKNWFRSTESKKHVWFGETINGGSEFTYNDETLSTQSMATQLAFMRLLSNHASQNVTYHCKNSVAYMDGESGNMKKAVVLQGSNDVELRAEGNSRFTFSVLEDGCTTHTGEWSKTVIEYRTNKPSRLPILDIAPLDIGGADQEFGLDIGPVCFK from the exons ATGCTCAGCTTTGTGGATACCCGGATTCTGTTGCTGCTTGCAGTAACTTCATACCTAGGATCATGTCAAT CGATG GGTCCCAGAGGAGACAAAGGGCCTCGAGGTGACAGG GGTCCTAAGGGCCCAGATGGCAGAGATGGTACACCTGGAATCCCCGGCCCCGCTGGCCCCCCTGGGCCCCCTGGACTCGGAGGC AACTTTGCTGCTCAGTACGAAGGTGCAAAAGGTCCCGATGCCGGTCCTGGACCCATG GGAATGTCTGGCCCTAGAGGCCCTCCCGGACCTCCTGGATCCCCA GGACCTCAGGGACACACAGGACATGCTGGCGAGCCCGGAGAGCCCGGTCAGAGT gGCGCTCTTGGTCCTCGTGGCCCCCCTGGACCCCCTGGCAAAGGTGGAGATGAC GGTAACAATGGCAGACCTGGCAAGCCCGGAGACAGAGGTACCGCCGGCGTTCAG GGTGCTCGTGGATTCCCCGGAACCCCTGGACTTCCAGGAATGAAGGGACACAGA GGTTACACTGGTCTGGACGGACGCAAGGGAGAGGCTGGTACCTCCGGTGCCAAG GGTGAGTCTGGTGCCCACGGAGCTTCTGGAAGCCCTGGACTGGCT GGATCTCGTGGTATGGCTGGTGAGAGAGGTCGTGCTGGCCCTGCTGGCGTCGCTGGTGCTCGTGGTGCTGATGGCAATGTTGGACCTTCTGGACCTTCT GGTCCCCTTGGTGCTGCTGGTCCCCCAGGTTTCCCCGGTGGCCCCGGGCCCAAG GGAGAAGTTGGAGCTGCTGGAGCTAATGGCCCATCTGGAGCTCAGGGATCTAGAGGAGAGCCCGGTTCCAATGGTGCTGGTGGCCCCCTTGGTCCCGCT GGTAACCCTGGTGCTAATGGCCTGAATGGAGCCAAGGGAGCTGCT GGCACCCCTGGTGTTTCTGGAGCTCCTGGCTTCCCTGGACCAAGAGGAGGACCTGGACCCCAGGGCCCTCAGGGTTCTGCTGGACCAAGAGGCCTGGCT GGAGATCCTGGTACTCAGGGTGTGAAGGGAGATGGTGGCCCCAAAGGAGAGCCT GGTAACTCTGGAGCTCAGGGATCCCCCGGACCTAATGGTGAGGAGGGCAAGAGAGGACCCACTGGTGAGCTTGGTGCCACCGGCCCCACTGGCGTCCGTGGAGCTAGA GGTGCTGCTGGTAGCCGTGGTATGCCTGGTTCTGAGGGAAGAACTGGCCCCATT GGTATGCCTGGTGCCCGTGGTTCCACTGGCTCTGGTGGACCCCGTGGACCCCCTGGAGATGCTGGTCGTGCTGGTGAGCCCGGCTCAGCTGGTCTCAGA GGTCTCCCAGGAAGCCCTGGAAGCTCCGGACCCCCAGGAAAGGAGGGACTTGCC ggTCCCGCTGGACAAGATGGTCGCTCCGGACCTCCCGGCCCAACTGGACCTAGAGGCCAGCCCGGAAACATCGGCTTCCCCGGACCCAAAGGAGCTTCT GGTGAGGGTGGCAAGCCTGGTGACAAAGGAGCCACTGGCCCCACTGGAATGAGA GGAACCCCTGGATCTGATGGCAACAATGGAGGAACTGGCGCAATGGGACCTGCT GGCGGCTCTGGTGAGAAGGGAGAGCAGGGACCTTCTGGAGCTCCTGGCTTCCAG GGACTGCCTGGACCCGCTGGACCCGGCGGAGAGGGTGGCAAGCCCGGAGACAGA GGTATCCCAGGAGACCAGGGACTTGGTGGACCTGCTGGTGGCAAG GGAGAGCGTGGTAACCCCGGTGCTGCCGGAGCTTCTGGAGCTCAGGGAGGAATTGGAGCCCGTGGACCTGCTGGAGCCCCTGGACCCGATGGTGGCAAG GGAGAGCCCggtgctgctggagctgctggtggtCCTGGACACCAGGGACCTGGTGGCATGCCTGGTGAGCGTGGAATTGCTGGTGGACCTGGAGGCAAGGGAGAGAAG GGAGAGGGTGGACACAGAGGCCCTGAGGGTAATGCTGGCAGAGATGGTGCCCGT GGAATGCCCGGACCTGCTGGACCTCCTGGACCCACTGGAGCAAACGGTGACAAG GGTGAGAGTGGCTCCTTCGGACCTGCTGGCCCTGCTGGCGCTCGTGGAGCCTCT GGTGAGCGTGGAGAGGTTGGCCCTGCTGGATCTCCCGGATTCGCCGGACCCCCT GGTTCCGATGGTCAGCCTGGAGCAAGAGGAGAGCGTGGACCTGGAGGAATCAAGGGAGAACTTGGACCCTCTGGCCCATCTGGACCCGCTGGACAGTCCGGACCTGCT GGTCCCAATGGCCCTGCTGGACCCACTGGTGGTCGTGGAGACAACGGTCCTCCT GGTCTGACTGGATTCCCTGGTGCTTCTGGCAGAGTTGGTGTTTCTGGTCCCGCT ggCATTGTTGGACCTCCTGGCCCCGCTGGTTCCGCTGGTAAGGATGGCCCTCGTGGTCTCCGTGGTGATGTTGGTCCCGCTGGTTCTTCTGGAGAGCAGGGTATGGTTGGACCACCTGGTGTAATTGGAGAGAAGGGACCTTCTGGAGAGTCTGGTCCCCCT gGTGCCCCCGGTGCACCTGGAACTGGTGGTCCTCTTGGTCTTCAAGGATTCCTTGGTCTGTCTGGTGCTAGAGGAGATCGTGGTACacctggtggagctggtggtcTG GGAGAGGCCGGTAGAGTTGGACCTGCTGGTCCCCCTGGATCCCGTGGTCCCTCTGGAAACATTGGTATGCCTGGTATGACCGGACCTCAGGGAGAGGCTGGACGTGAG GGTAACCCTGGTAACGATGGACCTCCTGGCCGTCCTGGTACTGCTGGATTCAAG GGAGACCGTGGTGAGCCTGGATCTGCTGGTTCCATGGGACTTGCTGGTTCCCCCGGACCTGCTGGACCCTCTGGAGCTGTTGGCAGACCTGGAAACCGTGGAGAGTCT GGCCCAGGAGGTGCCAATGGACCCGCAGGGGCCGCTGGAGCCAGAGGTGCTGCT ggACCTTCTGGAACCCGTGGTGAGAAGGGAGTCGgtggagaaaagggagagagaggcatgaAGGGACTGCGTGGACATCCTGGTCTCCAGGGAATGCCCGGACCATCT GGACCCTCTGGTGACACTGGAGCTTCTGGAGCTTCTGGGGCTTCTGGAAACAGA GGACCCTCTGGACCTCACGGACCCGCTGGTAAGGATGGAAGAGCTGGTGGCCATGGAACTATTGGCTCCCCTGGTGCCCGTGGACCCCCTGGATACGTTGGACCCGCT GGTCCTGCTGGATCTCCTGGTCTGCCCGGACCTGCCGGCCCATCTGGTGGTGGATATGATGTCTCCGGATATGATGAGTACAGAGCTGATCAGCCCGCTCTGAGAGCCAAGGACTACGAAGTTGATGCCACCATCAAGTCCCTCAACACTCAGATCGATAACCTGCTCACCCCTGAGGGATCCAGGAAGAACCCTGCCCGCACCTGCCGTGACATCAAGCTCAGCCACCCTGAGTGGAGCAGCG GCTTCTACTGGATCGACCCCAACCAGGGATGCAGCAACGACGCCATCAAGGTCTTCTGTGACTTTGCCACCCGCGAGACTTGCATCTACGCCCACCCCGAGAGCATCGCCCGCAAGAACTGGTTCAGAAGCACCGAGAGCAAGAAGCACGTCTGGTTCGGAGAGACCATCAACGGTGGTTCTGAG TTCACCTACAACGATGAGACCCTCAGCACACAGAGCATGGCCACCCAACTGGCCTTCATGCGCCTGCTGTCCAACCATGCAAGCCAGAACGTCACCTACCACTGCAAGAACAGCGTTGCGTACATGGACGGTGAGAGCGGTAACATGAAGAAGGCTGTGGTGCTCCAGGGCTCCAACGATGTGGAGCTGAGGGCCGAGGGCAACAGTCGCTTCACCTTCTCCGTGCTGGAGGACGGTTGCACT acacacactggtgaGTGGAGCAAGACAGTGATTGAGTACAGAACAAATAAACCATCTCGCCTGCCCATCCTCGACATTGCACCTTTGGACATTGGTGGAGCTGATCAGGAGTTTGGTTTGGACATTGGCCCCGTCTGTTTCAAATAA
- the casd1 gene encoding N-acetylneuraminate 9-O-acetyltransferase — protein sequence MEEAVPGQVEPLRREQPPPPLHCTAAGCHGGAKMAVLAYSLGKREINQHFTIKNAKVISLTVVLLLLLFHAASRYHGGGDSCEWLLSRGRYLGENVWQPYGCMMHKYKSIEAKTCLAEKRVAFVGDSRIRQLFYSFVKIIDPERREDGNKHEDISFEEESSSVNVDFLWYPEANNSMKERLISWTHEASVKPDVVILGAATWSIKLHSGSSEALQQYKVNLTAIAVHLERLADHGEVYWVLQDPVNEEVLSENRKMITNQQLELYNEAAADVLNSSKRSGRSRVKLLAASRQAALETIGQSDDGLHLPESTRNVGAMVLINSMCNKLLRPIDGSCCQTLPPPNFLQKMAACFFLGSALVFLVLHVLGNNRHRRPVPPDVESLEEKKPATAAVPFGPKAPFHALCRMGLIMGYFYLCDRADVFMKEQKFYTHSKFFIPLIYIFVLGVFYSENSKETKLLNREQTEEWKGWMQLVILIYHISGASAFIPVYMHVRVLVAAYLFQTGYGHFSFFWLKGDFGLYRVCQVLFRLNFLVLVLCVVMDRPYQFYYFVPLVTFWFVIIYATLGMWPQILQKKANSSGIWHLGVLAKLLGLLLFISFFAFSQGFFESIFSMWPISNFFELNGSIHEWWFRWKLDRFAVIHGMLFAFIYLVLQKLQVLSEGKGDALFPGRISNLLLFLSVVSFITYSIWASSCNTKTECNEMHPYISVVQILAFILIRNIPGYARSIYSSFFAWFGKISLELFICQYHIWLAADTKGILVLIPGNPSLNIMVSTFIFVCVAHEISLITNDLAQVVIPKDSVALLKRLGAVGLLSLVVLLLARGSQSTPSP from the exons ATGGAGGAGGCGGTGCCCGGGCAGGTGGAGCCGCTGCGCCGGgagcagccgccgccgccgctacACTGCACAGCTGCTGGTTGTCATGGAGGAGCAAAGATGGCGGTCCTGGCCTACAGCCTGGGTAAACGCGAAATAAACCAACACTTCACCATCAAAAACGCCAAAGTCATCTCGCTGACGgtcgtgctgctgctgctgctgttccacGCAGCCTCGCGGTACCATGGAG GCGGAGACTCCTGCGAATGGCTTCTGTCTAGAGGACGCTACTTGGGGGAGAACGTATGGCAGCCTTATGGCTGCAtgatgcacaaatacaaaagcat TGAGGCCAAAACCTGCCTTGCTGAAAAGCGGGTGGCCTTTGTTGGAGATTCACGAATCAGGCAGCTATTTTACTCCTTCGTCAAAATTATAGACCCTGAAAGGAGAGAGGATGGAAACAAG CATGAGGACATTTCCTTTGAAGAAGAGAGTTCTTCTGTGAATGTG gACTTCCTGTGGTATCCAGAAGCAAATAATTCAATGAAGGAGCGTTTGATATCATGGACACAC GAAGCGTCAGTAAAGCCAGATGTTGTCATCCTTGGAGCCGCCACT TGGTCCATCAAGTTGCACAGCGGCAGCAGCGAGGCCCTGCAGCAGTACAAAGTCAACCTGACAGCCATCGCTGTGCATCTCGAGAGGCTGGCTGACCATGGAGAGGTCTACTGGGTGCTGCAAG ACCCAGTTAATGAGGAGGTGCTGAGTGAGAACAGGAAAATGATCACCAACCAACAGCTGGAGCTGTACAACGAGGCGGCGGCGGACGTGCTCAACAGCAGCAAGCGTAGCGGCAGGTCCCGGGTCAAGCTGTTGGCCGCGTCCCGTCAGGCAGCACTGGAAACCATCGGCCAGTCAGACGACGGCCTGCACCTGCCCGAAAGCACCAGGAATGTG GGGGCCATGGTGCTCATAAACTCCATGTGCAACAAGCTACTGAGGCCAATCGACGGCTCCTGCTGCCAAACGTTACCACCCCCCAACTTCCTGCAGAAAATGGCGGCGTGTTTCTTCCTGGGCTCGGCCCTGGTCTTCCTGGTCCTCCACGTCCTTGGCAACAACCGCCACCGCCGACCTGTGCCCCCTGATGTGGAGAGCCTCGAGGAGAAGAAGCCAGCGACTGCAGCTGTCCCCTTCGGTCCAAAGGCGCCCTTCCACGCTCTCTGCAGGATGGGCCTCATTATGGGCTATTTTTACCTTTGTGACAGAGCAGATGTGTTCATGAAGGAGCAGAAGTTCTACACACACTCCAAGTTCTTCATTCCGCTCatctatatatttgtgttggGAGTGTTTTACAGCGAGAACAGCAAGGAG ACCAAATTACTCAACCGGGAGCAAACAGAGGAGTGGAAGGGCTGGATGCAGCTCGTCATCCTCATCTATCACATATCTGGTGCCAGCGCT ttCATTCCAGTGTACATGCACGTGCGGGTGCTGGTGGCAGCGTACCTGTTTCAGACCGGCTATGGACACTTCTCCTTTTTCTGGCTGAAAGGAGACTTTGGACTGTATAGAGTGTGCCAG GTGCTTTTCCGTCTGAACTTCCTGGTCTTGGTGCTGTGTGTCGTAATGGACAGACCCTATCAGTTCTATTACTTCGTCCCATTGGTCACCTTCTGGTTTGTCATCATCTACGCTACGCTGGGCATGTGGCCCCAGATCCTGCAGAAGAAAGCCAACA GCAGCGGGATATGGCACCTCGGGGTGTTGGCGAAGTTACTGGGCCTCCTGTTGTTCATAAGCTTCTTTGCATTTTCACAG GGTTTCTTCGAGAGCATCTTCTCCATGTGGCCCATCTCCAATTTCTTTGAGCTGAACGGAAGTATCCACGAGTGGTGGTTCAGATGGAAGCTGGACCGATTT GCTGTGATCCACGGCATGTTATTCGCCTTCATCTATCTGGTGCTGCAGAAGCTTCAGGTGCTGTCCGAGGGAAAAGGAGATGCTCTGTTCCCTGGCAGGATCTCCAacctgcttctcttcctctctgtcgtCTCCTTCATA ACTTACTCAATATGGGCCAGCAGCTGCAACACCAAAACCGAGTGCAATGAGATGCATCCTTACATCTCTGTGGTCCAG ATTCTGGCCTTCATTCTTATCAGGAACATTCCTGGCTACGCCCGATCTATATATAGCTCCTTCTTCGCATGGTTCGGAAAGATCTCCTTGGAG CTGTTCATATGCCAGTATCACATCTGGCTGGCGGCAGACACCAAGGGGATCTTAGTCCTGATTCCGGGGAACCCTTCACTCAACATCATGGTCAGCACcttcatctttgtctgtgtggcTCATGAGATTTCCCTCATCACCAACGACCTGGCCCAGGTGGTCATCCCCAAAGACAGCGTGGCCCTGCTGAAGAGGCTGGGGGCCGTGGGGCTCCTCAGTCTGGTTGTGCTGCTGCTTGCCAGGGGCAGCCAGTCCACTCCTAGCCCCTGA
- the sgce gene encoding epsilon-sarcoglycan isoform X4, with the protein MSTMSAAAVAVWLSAVVTILSRAHADRNVYPSAGVLFVHVLEREYFKGEFPPYPKSGDAINDPITFNTNLMGYPDRPGWLRYIQRTPHSDGVLYGSPTANNVGRPTVIEITAYNRRTFETARHNLVINIMGTEEFPLPYQAEFYIKNMNVEEMLASEVLGDFLGAVKNIWQPERLNAINITSALDRGGRVPLPINNLKEGVYVMVGADVPFSSCLREVESPHNQLRCSQEMEPVISCDKKFRAQFQIDWCKISLVDIHKVVPVYITRPDPGTGILPEFGEYNPPSESLKNRDYFYDFLITLAVPFAVAVVLFFILGYTMCCRREGVEKRNMQTPDIQLVHHSSIQKSTKELRSMSKNREISWPLSTLPVFNPVSGEVVPPLHPDNYETTSMPLMQTQTNLQNQITIPQQRPSGDSYVMSTFRRLEVNGIPEERKVAEALNL; encoded by the exons TGGTCACCATCTTGTCGAGGGCTCACGCAGACCGTAACGTCTACCCATCCGCTGGAGTCCTGTTCGTCCATGTTCTGGAAAGAGAGTACTTTAAAGGAGAGTTCCCTCCCTATCCCAAATCAG GCGATGCCATCAATGACCCGATCACTTTCAACACCAACTTGATGGGTTACCCAGACAGGCCTGGCTGGCTGCGTTACATTCAGAGGACGCCGCACAGCGACGGAGTGCTCTACGGATCGCCCACTGCAAACAATGTTGGCAGGCCCACTGTCATAGAG ATTACCGCCTATAACCGACGCACTTTCGAGACAGCACGGCACAACTTGGTCATAAACATCATGGGTACAGAAG AGTTCCCTCTGCCCTACCAGGCCGAGTTTTACatcaaaaacatgaatgtgGAGGAAATGCTGGCCAGTGAGGTGCTGGGGGACTTCCTCGGAGCTGTGAAGAACATATGGCAGCCCGAGCGACTCAACGCCATCAACATCACCTCGGCACTGGACCGTGGCGGCCGCGTGCCTCTGCCCATCAATAACCTCAAAGAGGG AGTGTACGTGATGGTTGGAGCTGATGTTCCCTTCTCGTCGTGCCTGCGGGAGGTGGAGAGCCCACACAACCAGCTGCGCTGCAGTCAGGAGATGGAGCCGGTCATCAGCTGCGACAAGAAGTTCAGAGCTCAGTTTCAAATCGACTGGTGTAAGATTTCTCTG GTTGACATCCACAAAGTAGTCCCGGTATACATAACCCGTCCTGATCCAGGCACAGGGATCCTGCCTGAATTTGGGGAGTACAACCCCCCCTCTGAGTCTTTGAAGAACCGGGACTACTTCTACGACTTCCTCATCACGCTGGCCGTTCCCTTTGCCGTGGCTGTagtcctcttcttcatcctcggCTACACTATGTGCTGCCGGCGTGAAGGGGT ggaaaaaagaaacatgcaaACACCAGA CATCCAGCTGGTTCACCACAGCTCCATCCAGAAGTCCACCAAGGAGCTGCGGAGCATGTCTAAGAACCGCGAGATCTCCTGGCCGCTCTCCACTCTGCCCGTCTTCAACCCGGTCAGCGGCGAGGTGGTGCCGCCCCTCCACCCCGACAACTACGAGACCACCAGCATGCCCCTCATGCAGACACAGAC GAACCTGCAGAATCAGATTACGATACCACAGCAGCGGCCATCAG GAGATAGTTATGTCATGTCAACGTTTCGAAGGTTAGAG GTAAATGGTATTCCTGAGGAGAGAAAGGTGGCCGAAGCCCTTAATTTGTGA